One genomic segment of Pandoraea sputorum includes these proteins:
- the aepY gene encoding phosphonopyruvate decarboxylase: MIEAGQFVEAARKHGFTWYTGVPCSFLTPFINYVLQDPTLHYLSAANEGDAVAIAAGATLGEGRGARSVTMMQNSGLGNAVSPLTSLTWTFRLPQLLIVTWRGQPGITDEPQHALMGPITPAMLDLMEVPWELFPTEPDAIAPALERAVRHMDETGRPYALVMQKGSVAPFPLQPSERPARPAQPAPVSVMRGVAPSDMPTRRDALARVIAHTPLEGTVVLASTGFCGRELYALDDRANQLYMVGSMGCVTTLALGLALARPDLRVVALDGDGAALMRMGAFATLGAYGPSNLIHLLLDNASHDSTGAQATVSPTVSFAGVAAASGYALALEGDTLDVIEQLFDGRSHSLNDGPRFACLTTRPGTPDGLPRPKVTPEAVKSRLMDHIAQRAQASA, translated from the coding sequence GTGATTGAGGCAGGTCAGTTCGTCGAAGCCGCGCGCAAGCACGGCTTCACCTGGTACACCGGTGTGCCGTGTTCGTTCCTCACGCCGTTCATCAATTACGTGCTGCAAGACCCGACGCTGCACTACCTGTCGGCGGCCAACGAGGGCGACGCGGTCGCCATCGCAGCAGGCGCGACGCTCGGTGAAGGCCGTGGCGCGCGCTCGGTCACGATGATGCAGAACTCGGGCCTCGGCAACGCCGTCAGCCCGCTCACGTCGCTCACCTGGACGTTCCGCCTGCCACAGTTGCTGATCGTGACGTGGCGCGGCCAACCGGGCATTACCGATGAGCCGCAACACGCGCTCATGGGCCCGATCACGCCGGCCATGCTCGACCTGATGGAAGTGCCCTGGGAGTTGTTCCCGACCGAGCCCGATGCGATTGCACCGGCGCTGGAGCGCGCGGTGCGTCATATGGACGAGACCGGCCGCCCCTATGCGCTGGTGATGCAAAAGGGCAGCGTGGCGCCGTTCCCGCTGCAACCGTCGGAGCGTCCCGCACGTCCGGCACAACCGGCACCGGTGTCGGTCATGCGCGGTGTTGCGCCGTCGGACATGCCGACGCGTCGCGACGCCCTCGCCCGCGTCATCGCACACACGCCGCTCGAAGGCACCGTCGTGCTGGCATCGACCGGCTTCTGCGGGCGCGAACTCTACGCCCTCGACGACCGTGCCAACCAGCTCTATATGGTCGGCTCGATGGGATGTGTGACGACGCTGGCGCTGGGTCTCGCGCTCGCGCGGCCGGACCTGCGCGTGGTCGCGCTCGACGGCGACGGTGCGGCACTCATGCGCATGGGCGCATTTGCGACACTGGGCGCTTACGGCCCGTCGAACCTTATCCATCTGCTGCTCGATAACGCCTCGCACGACTCGACCGGCGCACAGGCGACGGTCTCGCCGACGGTGTCGTTCGCCGGTGTCGCCGCGGCCAGCGGCTACGCGCTGGCGCTCGAGGGCGATACGCTCGACGTCATCGAGCAGTTGTTCGACGGTCGTAGCCATAGCCTGAACGACGGCCCGCGCTTCGCATGTCTGACGACGCGCCCTGGCACGCCGGACGGCCTGCCGCGTCCGAAGGTGACGCCGGAAGCCGTGAAGTCGCGACTGATGGACCATATTGCACAACGCGCACAGGCTTCGGCCTGA
- a CDS encoding 2-aminoethylphosphonate aminotransferase gives MLLLNPGPVTLTERVRKSLLQPDLCHREPEFFDLQDEARARLTAVYGLDPAEWTPVLMTGSGTAAVESMTAGLVPEGGRLLIVENGVYGERISQIAKQYRIDHDVIHFEWMQAPELAQIVAKLDAAGERPYTNVAIIHHETTTGRLNDLTGISRVCRERGIDLLVDGVSSFAAEAIDFNDSAIVAVAATANKCVHGVPGVSFVLVRKAALAKAFARTYYLDIARLAKLQAERNTPFTPSVQAYYALVEALRELDDAGGWKKRHAHYGALAEQARAGLAALGIDSVLPPGESSVVLRAYKLPAGVDYPRLHDWLKADGFVIYAGQGGLSKELFRISTMGNLTAADIDRLLASFARLVK, from the coding sequence ATGCTGTTACTGAATCCGGGCCCCGTTACCCTGACCGAGCGTGTTCGCAAGAGTCTGCTGCAACCCGATCTGTGCCACCGCGAGCCTGAATTCTTCGACTTGCAGGACGAAGCCCGCGCACGTCTGACGGCCGTCTACGGCCTCGACCCGGCCGAGTGGACGCCGGTGCTGATGACCGGTTCGGGCACGGCGGCCGTCGAGAGCATGACGGCTGGCCTCGTGCCGGAAGGCGGCCGCCTGCTGATCGTCGAGAACGGCGTGTATGGCGAGCGCATCTCGCAGATCGCGAAGCAATATCGCATCGATCACGACGTCATCCATTTCGAATGGATGCAAGCGCCGGAGCTGGCGCAGATCGTCGCCAAGCTGGACGCCGCAGGCGAGCGTCCGTACACGAATGTCGCGATCATTCACCACGAGACGACCACCGGCCGTCTGAACGATCTGACGGGCATCTCGCGTGTGTGCCGTGAGCGCGGTATCGACCTGCTGGTCGACGGCGTGAGCAGCTTCGCTGCCGAAGCCATCGACTTCAACGACTCCGCCATCGTCGCCGTCGCCGCGACCGCGAACAAGTGCGTGCACGGCGTGCCGGGCGTGTCGTTCGTGCTCGTGCGCAAGGCAGCCCTCGCGAAGGCGTTCGCCCGCACCTACTATCTGGATATCGCGCGCCTCGCCAAGCTGCAGGCCGAGCGCAATACGCCGTTCACGCCGTCCGTGCAGGCTTACTACGCGCTCGTCGAAGCCCTGCGCGAACTGGACGATGCGGGCGGTTGGAAAAAGCGTCACGCGCACTACGGCGCACTCGCCGAGCAAGCGCGCGCCGGTCTGGCCGCGCTGGGGATCGACAGCGTGCTGCCTCCGGGCGAATCGTCGGTAGTGCTGCGCGCCTACAAGCTGCCAGCTGGCGTCGACTATCCGCGTCTGCACGACTGGCTCAAAGCCGACGGCTTCGTCATTTACGCCGGTCAGGGCGGTCTGTCGAAGGAACTGTTCCGTATCTCGACGATGGGCAACCTCACGGCTGCCGACATCGATCGCCTGCTGGCCTCCTTCGCCCGACTGGTGAAGTAA
- the dxs gene encoding 1-deoxy-D-xylulose-5-phosphate synthase, with protein sequence MTDLLASLRSPAELRALSRPELRRVADELRACVLENVSRTGGHLSSNLGTVELTIALHYVFDTPNDRIVWDVGHQTYPHKILTGRREAMPTLRQWQGLSGFPKRDESPYDTFGTAHSSTSISAALGMALASKVKGEKRHAIAVIGDGAMTAGEAFEALNNAGVYDDLPFLVVLNDNDMSISPPVGALNQYLTRLMSGQFYSAGKESVRNLLRNAPAPMRELAHKLEEHAKAIVSPTGTMFEEFGFNYLGPIDGHDLDALIPALENIKALKGPQFLHVVTRKGRGYKLAEADPVLYHGPGKFNPSEGIRPAAPGTVSAKTYTQVFGEWLCDAAAADKRVVGVTPAMREGSGLVEFEKRFPDRYYDVGIAEQHAVTFAGGLATEGLRPVVAIYSTFLQRGYDQLIHDVALQNLPVLFAIDRGGLVGADGATHAGAYDIAYLRCIPNMVVMAPADENECRQMLQTALGIDGPSAVRYPRGTGPGVKTEAGLSTLPVGRAQVRRQSAAPAGKRVAILAFGSMVALAENVAQAFDASVVNMRFVKPLDEATVLEMARTHDLVVTLEEAAVMGGAGTACVEALNANGVLVPVLQLGLPDTYIDQGTPAQQLASVGLDVPGITASIRRAMAERLGGSVEAV encoded by the coding sequence ATGACAGACCTGCTAGCCAGCCTCCGCTCCCCTGCCGAACTGCGCGCGCTCTCGCGCCCCGAATTGCGCCGCGTGGCCGACGAACTGCGCGCCTGCGTGCTCGAGAACGTCTCGCGCACCGGCGGGCACCTGTCGTCGAATCTGGGCACCGTCGAGCTGACGATCGCCCTGCACTATGTCTTCGATACGCCGAACGACCGGATCGTGTGGGACGTGGGTCATCAGACCTACCCGCACAAGATCCTGACGGGTCGACGCGAAGCCATGCCGACGCTGCGTCAGTGGCAAGGGCTGTCGGGCTTTCCGAAGCGCGACGAATCGCCGTACGACACGTTCGGTACGGCGCATTCGAGCACGTCGATTTCGGCAGCGCTGGGCATGGCGCTGGCCAGCAAGGTCAAGGGTGAAAAGCGTCACGCCATTGCCGTGATTGGCGATGGCGCGATGACTGCGGGCGAAGCGTTCGAAGCGCTGAACAATGCCGGTGTGTACGACGATCTGCCGTTTCTCGTCGTGCTCAACGACAACGATATGTCGATCTCGCCGCCGGTCGGCGCGCTCAATCAGTACCTCACGCGCCTGATGTCCGGTCAGTTTTACTCGGCGGGTAAGGAAAGCGTGCGCAATCTGCTGCGCAACGCGCCCGCGCCGATGCGCGAACTCGCTCACAAGCTCGAAGAACACGCCAAGGCCATCGTCTCGCCCACAGGCACGATGTTCGAGGAATTCGGCTTCAACTATCTCGGTCCCATCGACGGCCACGATCTCGACGCGCTGATCCCGGCGCTCGAGAACATCAAGGCGCTCAAGGGGCCGCAGTTCCTGCATGTGGTCACACGCAAAGGCCGTGGCTACAAGCTGGCCGAAGCCGATCCCGTGCTGTACCACGGGCCGGGCAAGTTCAATCCGAGCGAAGGCATTCGTCCGGCCGCACCGGGCACCGTTTCGGCCAAAACCTACACGCAGGTGTTCGGGGAATGGCTGTGCGATGCGGCAGCGGCAGACAAGCGCGTTGTCGGCGTGACGCCAGCCATGCGCGAAGGCTCCGGTCTTGTCGAATTCGAGAAGCGTTTTCCGGACCGCTATTACGACGTCGGCATTGCCGAGCAGCACGCCGTCACGTTTGCGGGCGGGCTGGCGACGGAAGGTCTGCGGCCGGTCGTCGCGATCTACTCGACGTTCCTGCAACGCGGCTACGACCAGTTGATTCATGACGTCGCCTTGCAAAATCTGCCGGTCCTCTTCGCTATCGACCGTGGCGGTCTGGTGGGTGCGGACGGTGCGACCCACGCGGGTGCGTACGACATCGCCTATCTGCGCTGCATCCCGAATATGGTGGTAATGGCCCCGGCCGACGAGAACGAATGCCGTCAGATGTTGCAGACGGCACTTGGCATCGATGGGCCGAGCGCGGTGCGCTATCCGCGCGGCACCGGCCCCGGCGTGAAGACCGAAGCGGGTTTGTCGACGCTGCCGGTCGGCCGTGCGCAGGTGCGCCGTCAGAGCGCCGCCCCCGCAGGCAAGCGTGTTGCGATCCTGGCCTTCGGGTCGATGGTCGCGTTGGCCGAAAACGTGGCGCAAGCCTTCGACGCCAGCGTGGTCAACATGCGCTTTGTCAAACCGCTGGACGAAGCGACGGTACTGGAGATGGCGCGAACGCACGACCTCGTGGTGACGCTCGAAGAAGCTGCGGTGATGGGCGGTGCAGGCACGGCCTGCGTGGAAGCACTCAATGCCAACGGCGTGTTGGTGCCTGTGCTTCAACTGGGTCTGCCCGACACGTACATCGATCAGGGCACGCCCGCGCAGCAACTGGCCTCCGTTGGCCTCGATGTGCCGGGCATCACGGCCTCGATTCGTCGCGCGATGGCTGAGCGTCTCGGTGGGTCGGTCGAGGCGGTGTAG
- a CDS encoding MMPL family transporter, giving the protein MLTSLVVRIVRFSAKHAYPVIFASLLLVVASCVYVAKHFAINTDVSSLIDLNTPAAERGREIDRAFPQKTDLTLAVVQAPAAEFADKAAAELAAKLESETDVFRAVSRPGAGDFFAHNALLFASTDDVKSLTGKLEDAKPLLNRLAQDPSLAGLSNLLSVTLQTPLLTGQVKLSDMSRLLGNAADASEAVLANRPAAMSWRALVAPDTVARSYVQVQPVLDYGALEAGANAATRIRDAVADLKLGERYGATVRLTGPRPLSDEEFASVRQDAGPNAVITLLAVLVVLWLAVRSGKMILAVFITLLAGLAVTFALGLMMVGALNMISVAFAVLFVGIGVDFGIQFGVRYREERHRLEHDEGKSGDEVLRGALSGAGKQIAMPLTLAAAATAASFFSFLPTDYRGVSELGLIAGVGILCVAFPSAITLLPALISVFKPKGEPSPPGFRSLGPVDDFTEKHRKPLLYGTLALVIAGLPLLAHLHFDFNPLHLKDPHTESMATLIDLSNSPEAGVNDVQLLAPNLADADAEAAKLRAVPEIGRVVTLTTFLPSDQPAKLAMIGTAAKSLLPVLTQTPLAAVPDATRVSALKTAAGQLEDAALDYPGEGAKEAQRLAAAMRKLAAADPATRDRADRAIADPLKLALGQLRDALQPKLVTRESLPKDIASQWVAADGRALVNISPRVEKGADPSDDVMLRKFTEAVLRTTPDAVGGPISILRSANTIIRAFIEAGAWALLSITVLLWLALRSFGDVLRTLVPLLVSAAVTLEVTVLIGLPLNFANIIALPLLLGVGVAFKIYYVIAWRHGQYRLLASGLTQAIVLSAATTGIAFGSLWLSHHPGTSSMGKLLALSLVCTLIGAVFFQPVLMGKPREKAVPPKQP; this is encoded by the coding sequence ATGCTGACTTCGCTCGTCGTGCGCATCGTCCGTTTTTCGGCGAAGCACGCGTACCCGGTCATCTTCGCTTCGCTGCTGCTCGTGGTGGCCAGTTGCGTGTACGTCGCCAAGCATTTCGCGATCAACACCGACGTCTCCAGCCTGATCGATCTGAATACCCCGGCCGCCGAACGCGGTCGTGAAATCGACCGCGCGTTCCCGCAGAAGACCGATCTGACGCTGGCCGTCGTGCAGGCACCCGCCGCCGAGTTCGCCGACAAGGCTGCGGCCGAATTGGCGGCCAAGCTGGAAAGCGAGACGGACGTGTTCCGCGCGGTGAGTCGTCCCGGCGCGGGCGACTTCTTCGCGCACAATGCTTTGCTGTTCGCGTCGACGGACGACGTCAAGTCGCTCACCGGCAAGCTTGAAGACGCCAAACCGTTACTCAACCGTCTTGCGCAGGATCCTAGCCTTGCCGGTCTGTCGAACCTGCTGTCGGTGACGTTGCAGACGCCGTTGCTGACCGGTCAGGTGAAGCTTTCCGATATGTCGCGCCTGCTGGGCAACGCGGCAGACGCCTCGGAGGCCGTGCTCGCCAATCGTCCGGCCGCCATGTCATGGCGCGCGCTGGTCGCGCCCGATACCGTCGCACGCAGCTACGTGCAGGTGCAGCCGGTACTGGATTACGGCGCGCTCGAAGCGGGGGCCAACGCGGCCACGCGTATTCGCGATGCCGTCGCCGACCTCAAGCTTGGCGAGCGCTACGGCGCGACGGTGCGTCTCACCGGCCCGCGTCCGCTGTCGGACGAAGAGTTCGCTTCGGTGCGTCAGGACGCAGGGCCGAACGCCGTCATCACGCTGCTTGCCGTGCTCGTGGTGCTGTGGCTGGCCGTGCGCTCGGGCAAGATGATTCTCGCGGTCTTCATCACCTTGCTCGCCGGGCTGGCCGTCACGTTTGCGCTCGGTCTGATGATGGTCGGCGCGCTCAACATGATTTCCGTGGCGTTCGCGGTGCTGTTCGTCGGCATCGGTGTGGACTTCGGCATTCAGTTCGGCGTGCGCTATCGGGAAGAGCGCCATCGTCTGGAGCACGACGAAGGCAAATCGGGCGACGAAGTCCTGCGCGGCGCATTGAGTGGCGCAGGCAAGCAGATTGCGATGCCGCTCACGCTGGCCGCAGCGGCCACGGCGGCAAGCTTCTTCTCGTTCCTGCCGACGGACTATCGCGGCGTGTCCGAACTGGGCCTGATCGCGGGTGTCGGCATTCTGTGCGTTGCCTTCCCGTCGGCGATTACGTTGCTGCCTGCGCTCATCAGCGTGTTCAAACCCAAGGGCGAGCCGAGCCCGCCCGGGTTCCGCAGCCTCGGGCCGGTGGATGATTTCACCGAGAAGCACCGCAAGCCGTTGCTTTACGGCACGCTCGCACTGGTCATTGCCGGATTGCCGTTGCTCGCGCATCTGCATTTCGACTTCAATCCGCTGCATCTGAAAGATCCGCATACGGAGTCGATGGCGACGCTCATCGATCTTTCGAATTCTCCGGAAGCAGGTGTCAACGATGTGCAGTTGCTCGCGCCGAACCTCGCGGATGCCGACGCCGAAGCCGCGAAGCTGCGCGCCGTGCCGGAGATCGGTCGCGTGGTAACGCTCACCACGTTCCTGCCGTCCGACCAGCCCGCCAAGCTGGCGATGATTGGTACGGCGGCGAAGTCGCTGCTGCCGGTGCTCACGCAAACGCCGCTGGCCGCTGTGCCGGATGCCACGCGCGTCTCGGCGCTCAAGACGGCCGCAGGCCAGTTGGAAGACGCCGCACTCGATTACCCGGGCGAGGGTGCGAAGGAAGCACAGCGGCTGGCGGCGGCGATGCGCAAGCTTGCCGCGGCTGATCCGGCAACGCGTGACCGTGCGGATCGCGCGATTGCCGACCCGCTGAAGTTGGCGCTCGGTCAACTGCGCGATGCCCTGCAGCCGAAGTTGGTGACGCGTGAATCGCTGCCGAAGGACATCGCGTCCCAATGGGTGGCTGCTGACGGACGTGCTCTCGTCAACATCTCGCCGCGCGTGGAGAAGGGCGCGGACCCGAGCGACGACGTGATGCTGCGCAAGTTCACCGAGGCCGTGCTGCGTACGACGCCGGACGCCGTCGGCGGCCCGATCTCGATTCTGCGTTCGGCCAACACGATCATTCGCGCGTTTATCGAGGCAGGCGCGTGGGCGCTGCTGTCGATCACGGTGCTGCTGTGGCTGGCGCTGCGCAGCTTCGGTGACGTGCTGCGCACGCTGGTCCCGCTGCTGGTCTCGGCGGCGGTCACGCTCGAGGTGACGGTGCTGATCGGGTTGCCGCTGAACTTTGCAAACATCATTGCGCTGCCGTTGCTGCTGGGGGTCGGTGTGGCGTTCAAGATCTACTACGTGATCGCATGGCGTCACGGGCAGTACCGCTTGCTGGCGTCCGGTCTTACGCAGGCAATCGTGCTGTCTGCGGCGACCACGGGCATCGCGTTCGGCAGCCTCTGGCTGTCGCACCACCCGGGCACGTCGAGCATGGGCAAGCTGCTGGCGCTGTCGCTGGTGTGTACGCTCATCGGCGCTGTGTTCTTCCAGCCGGTGCTAATGGGTAAGCCGCGCGAGAAAGCCGTGCCGCCGAAGCAGCCCTGA
- a CDS encoding MlaC/ttg2D family ABC transporter substrate-binding protein, giving the protein MNKFLMTVAAVALSGIGSVATVSSAWAQASANPNDMVKTAVETVVKGVKADPAAKTGDVTATARVVARDFLPYADFLRTTRFAVGPKAFDTATPTQQQQVFEQFQQLLVNTFALQLSQVRGNDLTFKFDPAKLTANSSDVVVGATVSGTGDNLSVAYRLTKTDKGWKIYDINMMGENVANAWLIQLYQPQFKARIAQGGIDSLIAYLREKNERFGK; this is encoded by the coding sequence ATGAATAAATTCCTGATGACGGTGGCTGCCGTCGCATTGAGCGGTATCGGCAGCGTAGCGACCGTATCCAGTGCCTGGGCGCAAGCAAGCGCCAATCCGAACGACATGGTGAAGACGGCCGTCGAGACGGTCGTCAAGGGCGTGAAGGCCGATCCGGCGGCGAAGACCGGTGACGTCACCGCCACGGCGCGCGTCGTCGCCCGCGACTTCCTGCCGTATGCCGACTTTCTGCGCACCACGCGCTTTGCCGTCGGCCCGAAGGCGTTCGACACCGCCACCCCCACCCAACAACAGCAGGTCTTCGAACAGTTCCAGCAACTGCTCGTGAACACCTTTGCGCTGCAACTCTCGCAAGTGCGCGGCAACGACCTGACGTTCAAGTTCGATCCGGCGAAACTCACCGCGAACAGCAGTGACGTCGTGGTGGGCGCGACCGTCAGCGGCACGGGCGACAACCTGTCGGTCGCTTACCGTCTTACTAAGACCGACAAGGGCTGGAAGATCTACGACATCAACATGATGGGCGAAAACGTGGCCAACGCCTGGCTCATCCAGTTGTACCAGCCGCAGTTCAAGGCGCGCATCGCCCAAGGCGGCATCGACAGCCTGATCGCCTACCTGCGCGAGAAGAACGAGCGTTTCGGCAAGTAA
- the ispH gene encoding 4-hydroxy-3-methylbut-2-enyl diphosphate reductase: MQVLLAQPRGFCAGVIRAIEIVERALEKYGAPVYVRHEIVHNKHVVDSLKAKGARFIAELSEAPAGAVTIFSAHGVARVVEQEAEIRGLKVLNATCPLVTKVHIQGKNYVSAGREVILIGHAGHPEVEGTMGQIDGPVHLVQTEDDVDALPLAIDTPVSYVTQTTLSVDETRGIIAALQRRFTNIVGPNTKDICYATQNRQTAVRELCERVDVLLVVGATNSSNSNRLREIGSEMGLPSYLVADGSEVNPEWVRGKARIGITAGASAPERMVEDVIDALRRIDTVEVTLMDGIEETIQFRLPSELTKDEPVAARHAVAG, translated from the coding sequence ATGCAAGTCTTACTTGCCCAACCCCGCGGGTTTTGTGCGGGTGTCATACGTGCCATCGAGATCGTAGAACGTGCGCTGGAAAAATACGGTGCACCGGTCTACGTTCGCCATGAGATCGTCCATAACAAACACGTGGTCGATTCGCTCAAGGCGAAGGGTGCGCGCTTTATCGCCGAGTTGTCCGAAGCCCCTGCGGGCGCTGTCACCATTTTCAGCGCCCATGGCGTCGCACGCGTCGTCGAGCAGGAAGCGGAGATTCGCGGCCTGAAGGTGCTCAATGCCACCTGCCCGCTCGTCACCAAGGTGCACATTCAAGGCAAGAACTACGTGTCTGCCGGCCGCGAAGTCATTCTGATCGGTCACGCCGGACACCCGGAAGTCGAGGGGACGATGGGCCAGATCGACGGTCCGGTTCACCTCGTGCAGACCGAGGACGATGTCGATGCCCTGCCGCTCGCCATCGACACACCGGTCTCGTACGTGACGCAGACCACGCTGTCGGTCGACGAGACTCGCGGTATCATTGCTGCGCTGCAACGTCGCTTTACCAATATCGTCGGCCCGAACACCAAAGACATCTGCTACGCCACGCAAAATCGCCAGACCGCCGTGCGCGAGCTGTGCGAGCGTGTGGACGTGCTGCTCGTGGTCGGGGCGACGAATAGCTCGAACTCGAACCGCCTGCGCGAAATCGGCTCCGAAATGGGGCTGCCGAGCTATCTCGTGGCCGACGGCTCCGAGGTAAATCCGGAATGGGTGCGCGGCAAAGCCCGCATCGGTATTACCGCAGGGGCGTCCGCGCCCGAGCGCATGGTCGAAGACGTGATCGACGCGCTGCGTCGCATCGACACGGTCGAAGTGACTCTCATGGACGGCATCGAGGAAACTATCCAGTTCCGCTTGCCGTCGGAATTGACCAAAGACGAGCCGGTCGCCGCACGCCACGCGGTCGCTGGCTAA